The proteins below are encoded in one region of Festucalex cinctus isolate MCC-2025b chromosome 2, RoL_Fcin_1.0, whole genome shotgun sequence:
- the ccm2l gene encoding cerebral cavernous malformations 2 protein-like isoform X3, which produces MDYEPKKSKKQLRVLPSKTSVEQDCILSLSARCLLLTWRDNEKLLMRIPTHEIAAASYLRDDALHLLVLKTGLNVDTVVAGDNSLDRKNPAGIDGRRQTVSCNADPRPSGGTMERRHTICGVDWRPSLSRSSHDKNQNVDRGGGSGGGSLERKQAGGSWERRQGTRKTGGSWESRRPRPASGVPPGGGGSWERRHGGGGGSWERRGGGSGGAGSWERRQACTGSWERGKSYGSWERRNHNPLEPTPCPDAYCNLVILAVENRDAAEEYCSLICQMFQIIYGHQTIECVDRAGFHHTMPDRYWLQRSDSCLTDYDPEFSCCSSYDGSQDASELYYSETYSESSSLSLHDSHRGLTSANDAAEGNPALALMQDYMMTLRNKLSAAELQHFAAFLREYRLGSDIGHFCSKLLQLYGDNRKFLLLGMRPFIPDKDVGAFEIFLESIGIREGGILTDSFGRIKRSMSNTSASAMRGYDSRSLTSGSQEFNRRISDITHDIQALGFGEAHADIEEEDYYL; this is translated from the exons ATGGATTATGAACCCAAGAAATCTAAAAAG CAGTTGAGGGTCCTGCCGTCCAAGACCAGCGTGGAGCAAGACTGCATCTTGAGTCTGTCTGCTCGCTGCCTGCTGCTGACGTGGCGAGACAACGAGAAGCTGCTGATGAGGATTCCCACGCACGAGATCGCCGCCGCGTCCTACCTGAGGGATGACGCGCTGCACCTGCTGGTCCTCAAGACAG GTCTAAACGTGGACACTGTGGTGGCCGGGGACAACAGCCTGGACCGAAAGAATCCGGCGGGCATCGACGGCCGACGGCAAACCGTGAGCTGCAACGCTGACCCGCGACCTTCCGGCGGTACGATGGAGCGACGGCACACCATCTGCGGAGTGGACTGGAGGCCGTCGCTGTCCAGGAGCAGCCACGACAAGAACCAGAACGTGGACCGAGGCGGAGGAAGCGGCGGTGGCAGTTTAGAAAGGAAGCAAGCAGGGGGGAGCTGGGAGAGGAGACAAGGCACGCGTAAAACGGGCGGCAGCTGGGAGAGCCGCCGGCCAAGGCCGGCGAGCGGGGTGCCGCCCGGTGGGGGAGGAAGCTGGGAGAGGCggcatggaggaggaggaggaagctgGGAGcggcgaggaggaggaagtggtGGCGCAGGAAGCTGGGAGCGGCGGCAGGCCTGCACGGGGAGCTGGGAAAGGGGCAAGAGCTACGGAAGCTGGGAGAGGAGGAACCACAACCCGCTGGAGCCCACCCCGTGCCCCGACGCCTACTGCAACCTCGTCATCCTGGCTGTGGAGAACCGG GATGCGGCTGAGGAGTACTGTTCCCTCATCTGCCAGATGTTCCAGATCATTTATGGCCATCAGACCATCGAGTGCGTGGACAGGGCAGGATTTCACCACACCATGCCTGACCGCTACTGGCTGCAGAGAA GTGACAGCTGCCTCACGGACTATGATCCAGAGTTCAGCTGCTGCAGCTCATA CGACGGGTCCCAGGATGCGTCTGAGCTATACTACAGTGAGACGTACAGCGAGAGTTCGTCGCTTTCGCTTCACGACTCGCACCGTGGTCTGACTTCGGCCAACGACGCGGCGGAGGGCAACCCTGCCCTTGCGCTCATGCAGGACTACATGATGACA TTGAGGAACAAGCTGAGTGCGGCGGAGCTGCAACATTTTGCGGCCTTTCTGCGAGAGTACAGGCTGGGCTCAGACATCGGACACTTTTGCTCCAAGCTGCTGCAGCTGTATGGAGACAACCGCAAGTTCCTGCTGCTGG GCATGCGGCCGTTCATCCCGGACAAGGACGTGGGCGCCTTTGAGATCTTCTTGGAAAGTATTGGGATCCGCGAGGGTGGAATTCTGACCGACAGCTTCGGACGAATCAAGCGCAGCATGAGCAACACGTCGGCCAGCGCCATGAGAGG GTACGACAGCCGCTCCCTGACGTCGGGATCTCAAGAGTTCAACCGCCGCATCAGCGACATCACACACGACATCCAAGCCCTCGGCTTTGGGGAGGCGCACGCTGATATCGAGGAGGAGGACTACTACCTGTGA
- the ccm2l gene encoding cerebral cavernous malformations 2 protein-like isoform X2, giving the protein MDYEPKKSKKGLVSPIKRLVWSKASRRPAERGSVYRRPLHTVPLYPPDFLIHPERLIFDYVEKEVKFLGHLTWVSVSLNPSSRDELLQLLDIARQLRVLPSKTSVEQDCILSLSARCLLLTWRDNEKLLMRIPTHEIAAASYLRDDALHLLVLKTGLNVDTVVAGDNSLDRKNPAGIDGRRQTVSCNADPRPSGGTMERRHTICGVDWRPSLSRSSHDKNQNVDRGGGSGGGSLERKQAGGSWERRQGTRKTGGSWESRRPRPASGVPPGGGGSWERRHGGGGGSWERRGGGSGGAGSWERRQACTGSWERGKSYGSWERRNHNPLEPTPCPDAYCNLVILAVENRDAAEEYCSLICQMFQIIYGHQTIECVDRAGFHHTMPDRYWLQRSDSCLTDYDPEFSCCSSYDGSQDASELYYSETYSESSSLSLHDSHRGLTSANDAAEGNPALALMQDYMMTLRNKLSAAELQHFAAFLREYRLGSDIGHFCSKLLQLYGDNRKFLLLGMRPFIPDKDVGAFEIFLESIGIREGGILTDSFGRIKRSMSNTSASAMRGYDSRSLTSGSQEFNRRISDITHDIQALGFGEAHADIEEEDYYL; this is encoded by the exons ATGGATTATGAACCCAAGAAATCTAAAAAG GGTTTGGTGTCTCCAATTAAGCGTCTGGTGTGGTCCAAAGCCAGTCGCAGGCCGGCGGAGCGAGGCAGCGTCTACCGGCGTCCCCTGCACACTGTCCCCCTCTACCCACCTGACTTCCTCATCCACCCCGAAAGACTCATCTTTGACTATGTGGAGAAGGAGGTCAAG TTCCTGGGCCACCTGACCTGGGTGTCAGTTTCTCTCAACCCGTCCAGTCGAGATGAGCTGTTGCAGCTGCTGGACATCGCCAGG CAGTTGAGGGTCCTGCCGTCCAAGACCAGCGTGGAGCAAGACTGCATCTTGAGTCTGTCTGCTCGCTGCCTGCTGCTGACGTGGCGAGACAACGAGAAGCTGCTGATGAGGATTCCCACGCACGAGATCGCCGCCGCGTCCTACCTGAGGGATGACGCGCTGCACCTGCTGGTCCTCAAGACAG GTCTAAACGTGGACACTGTGGTGGCCGGGGACAACAGCCTGGACCGAAAGAATCCGGCGGGCATCGACGGCCGACGGCAAACCGTGAGCTGCAACGCTGACCCGCGACCTTCCGGCGGTACGATGGAGCGACGGCACACCATCTGCGGAGTGGACTGGAGGCCGTCGCTGTCCAGGAGCAGCCACGACAAGAACCAGAACGTGGACCGAGGCGGAGGAAGCGGCGGTGGCAGTTTAGAAAGGAAGCAAGCAGGGGGGAGCTGGGAGAGGAGACAAGGCACGCGTAAAACGGGCGGCAGCTGGGAGAGCCGCCGGCCAAGGCCGGCGAGCGGGGTGCCGCCCGGTGGGGGAGGAAGCTGGGAGAGGCggcatggaggaggaggaggaagctgGGAGcggcgaggaggaggaagtggtGGCGCAGGAAGCTGGGAGCGGCGGCAGGCCTGCACGGGGAGCTGGGAAAGGGGCAAGAGCTACGGAAGCTGGGAGAGGAGGAACCACAACCCGCTGGAGCCCACCCCGTGCCCCGACGCCTACTGCAACCTCGTCATCCTGGCTGTGGAGAACCGG GATGCGGCTGAGGAGTACTGTTCCCTCATCTGCCAGATGTTCCAGATCATTTATGGCCATCAGACCATCGAGTGCGTGGACAGGGCAGGATTTCACCACACCATGCCTGACCGCTACTGGCTGCAGAGAA GTGACAGCTGCCTCACGGACTATGATCCAGAGTTCAGCTGCTGCAGCTCATA CGACGGGTCCCAGGATGCGTCTGAGCTATACTACAGTGAGACGTACAGCGAGAGTTCGTCGCTTTCGCTTCACGACTCGCACCGTGGTCTGACTTCGGCCAACGACGCGGCGGAGGGCAACCCTGCCCTTGCGCTCATGCAGGACTACATGATGACA TTGAGGAACAAGCTGAGTGCGGCGGAGCTGCAACATTTTGCGGCCTTTCTGCGAGAGTACAGGCTGGGCTCAGACATCGGACACTTTTGCTCCAAGCTGCTGCAGCTGTATGGAGACAACCGCAAGTTCCTGCTGCTGG GCATGCGGCCGTTCATCCCGGACAAGGACGTGGGCGCCTTTGAGATCTTCTTGGAAAGTATTGGGATCCGCGAGGGTGGAATTCTGACCGACAGCTTCGGACGAATCAAGCGCAGCATGAGCAACACGTCGGCCAGCGCCATGAGAGG GTACGACAGCCGCTCCCTGACGTCGGGATCTCAAGAGTTCAACCGCCGCATCAGCGACATCACACACGACATCCAAGCCCTCGGCTTTGGGGAGGCGCACGCTGATATCGAGGAGGAGGACTACTACCTGTGA
- the ccm2l gene encoding cerebral cavernous malformations 2 protein-like isoform X1 — protein sequence MDYEPKKSKKVVCLPKGLVSPIKRLVWSKASRRPAERGSVYRRPLHTVPLYPPDFLIHPERLIFDYVEKEVKFLGHLTWVSVSLNPSSRDELLQLLDIARQLRVLPSKTSVEQDCILSLSARCLLLTWRDNEKLLMRIPTHEIAAASYLRDDALHLLVLKTGLNVDTVVAGDNSLDRKNPAGIDGRRQTVSCNADPRPSGGTMERRHTICGVDWRPSLSRSSHDKNQNVDRGGGSGGGSLERKQAGGSWERRQGTRKTGGSWESRRPRPASGVPPGGGGSWERRHGGGGGSWERRGGGSGGAGSWERRQACTGSWERGKSYGSWERRNHNPLEPTPCPDAYCNLVILAVENRDAAEEYCSLICQMFQIIYGHQTIECVDRAGFHHTMPDRYWLQRSDSCLTDYDPEFSCCSSYDGSQDASELYYSETYSESSSLSLHDSHRGLTSANDAAEGNPALALMQDYMMTLRNKLSAAELQHFAAFLREYRLGSDIGHFCSKLLQLYGDNRKFLLLGMRPFIPDKDVGAFEIFLESIGIREGGILTDSFGRIKRSMSNTSASAMRGYDSRSLTSGSQEFNRRISDITHDIQALGFGEAHADIEEEDYYL from the exons ATGGATTATGAACCCAAGAAATCTAAAAAG GTGGTGTGCCTGCCAAAGGGTTTGGTGTCTCCAATTAAGCGTCTGGTGTGGTCCAAAGCCAGTCGCAGGCCGGCGGAGCGAGGCAGCGTCTACCGGCGTCCCCTGCACACTGTCCCCCTCTACCCACCTGACTTCCTCATCCACCCCGAAAGACTCATCTTTGACTATGTGGAGAAGGAGGTCAAG TTCCTGGGCCACCTGACCTGGGTGTCAGTTTCTCTCAACCCGTCCAGTCGAGATGAGCTGTTGCAGCTGCTGGACATCGCCAGG CAGTTGAGGGTCCTGCCGTCCAAGACCAGCGTGGAGCAAGACTGCATCTTGAGTCTGTCTGCTCGCTGCCTGCTGCTGACGTGGCGAGACAACGAGAAGCTGCTGATGAGGATTCCCACGCACGAGATCGCCGCCGCGTCCTACCTGAGGGATGACGCGCTGCACCTGCTGGTCCTCAAGACAG GTCTAAACGTGGACACTGTGGTGGCCGGGGACAACAGCCTGGACCGAAAGAATCCGGCGGGCATCGACGGCCGACGGCAAACCGTGAGCTGCAACGCTGACCCGCGACCTTCCGGCGGTACGATGGAGCGACGGCACACCATCTGCGGAGTGGACTGGAGGCCGTCGCTGTCCAGGAGCAGCCACGACAAGAACCAGAACGTGGACCGAGGCGGAGGAAGCGGCGGTGGCAGTTTAGAAAGGAAGCAAGCAGGGGGGAGCTGGGAGAGGAGACAAGGCACGCGTAAAACGGGCGGCAGCTGGGAGAGCCGCCGGCCAAGGCCGGCGAGCGGGGTGCCGCCCGGTGGGGGAGGAAGCTGGGAGAGGCggcatggaggaggaggaggaagctgGGAGcggcgaggaggaggaagtggtGGCGCAGGAAGCTGGGAGCGGCGGCAGGCCTGCACGGGGAGCTGGGAAAGGGGCAAGAGCTACGGAAGCTGGGAGAGGAGGAACCACAACCCGCTGGAGCCCACCCCGTGCCCCGACGCCTACTGCAACCTCGTCATCCTGGCTGTGGAGAACCGG GATGCGGCTGAGGAGTACTGTTCCCTCATCTGCCAGATGTTCCAGATCATTTATGGCCATCAGACCATCGAGTGCGTGGACAGGGCAGGATTTCACCACACCATGCCTGACCGCTACTGGCTGCAGAGAA GTGACAGCTGCCTCACGGACTATGATCCAGAGTTCAGCTGCTGCAGCTCATA CGACGGGTCCCAGGATGCGTCTGAGCTATACTACAGTGAGACGTACAGCGAGAGTTCGTCGCTTTCGCTTCACGACTCGCACCGTGGTCTGACTTCGGCCAACGACGCGGCGGAGGGCAACCCTGCCCTTGCGCTCATGCAGGACTACATGATGACA TTGAGGAACAAGCTGAGTGCGGCGGAGCTGCAACATTTTGCGGCCTTTCTGCGAGAGTACAGGCTGGGCTCAGACATCGGACACTTTTGCTCCAAGCTGCTGCAGCTGTATGGAGACAACCGCAAGTTCCTGCTGCTGG GCATGCGGCCGTTCATCCCGGACAAGGACGTGGGCGCCTTTGAGATCTTCTTGGAAAGTATTGGGATCCGCGAGGGTGGAATTCTGACCGACAGCTTCGGACGAATCAAGCGCAGCATGAGCAACACGTCGGCCAGCGCCATGAGAGG GTACGACAGCCGCTCCCTGACGTCGGGATCTCAAGAGTTCAACCGCCGCATCAGCGACATCACACACGACATCCAAGCCCTCGGCTTTGGGGAGGCGCACGCTGATATCGAGGAGGAGGACTACTACCTGTGA